Proteins from a single region of Antechinus flavipes isolate AdamAnt ecotype Samford, QLD, Australia chromosome 2, AdamAnt_v2, whole genome shotgun sequence:
- the WDR73 gene encoding WD repeat-containing protein 73, whose product MDEAADWLVDSLRMYHDLHAFELQGPTRVLEWTDSQGVYVAGYESQKKNEVLHLLLPPKLSAENQSLCPERDFRVKHGGFSDKPVYNLKHVPETRLLVTTGPPGNSLQVWQVAEDSDMIKAVSTIAIHEAKSWPRIAVLNSKVPKVLHGTRVNDLHVTELESQNTLYMSGESDSEEEISSLQVLDADTFVFCCASGRLGLVDIRQKRGDSGRTTSSPGPGGELWCAAVRTSGLGSGPTIASLSSNGQLQLTDLRDLDHPVTTVQCRVSMPSPDWELLRVTWAPSLDGCLAISGFDGTVQIYDTMSWKKNGSHVEPLFIHKGHLFMDGTENNMHSMVTTHSWHPNKPRTLLSAAVDASLHVWDWIDPCNSC is encoded by the exons GTATCACGATCTCCATGCATTTGAGTTGCAAGGCCCTACCAGAGTCCTGGAGTGGACCGATAGCCAAG GAGTTTATGTTGCGGGCTatgaaagtcagaaaaaaaatgaagttctgCATCTTCTTTTACCTCCCAAACTTTCTGCTGAAAACCAG AGCTTATGCCCAGAAAGAGATTTCAGAGTGAAACATGGGGGATTTTCAGACAAGCCTGTCTACAACCTGAAGCATGTGCCAGAGACCAG GTTGCTGGTCACTACAGGCCCACCCGGCAATTCTCTACAGGTATGGCAAGTTGCAGAAGATAGCG aTATGATTAAAGCTGTAAGTACCATTGCTATACATGAGGCAAAATCCTGGCCTAGGATTGCAGTCCTCAACTCCAAGGTCCCCAAAGTCCTTCATGGGACCAGGGTCAATGATCTGCATGTTACCGAGCTGGAGTCCCAGAACACACTCTACATGTCAG GTGAGAGTGACAGTGAAGAAGAGATAAGCAGTCTGCAGGTGTTGGATGCAGATACCTTTGTCTTCTGTTGTGCTTCAGGACGACTGGGGCTTGTGGACATTCGCCAGAAGCGGGGTGATTCAGGGAGGACTACCTCGAGCCCTGGACCTGGTGGGGAGTTGTGGTGTGCTGCAGTTCGAACCAGTGGGCTAGGGTCAGGCCCCACCATTGCCAGTTTGTCTTCAAATGGACAGCTTCAACTCACAGACTTAAGGGACCTTGACCATCCAGTGACAACAGTTCAGTGTCGGGTTTCTATGCCCAGTCCAGACTGGGAGTTGCTGAGGGTAACCTGGGCTCCTTCTCTAGATGGCTGCTTAGCCATTTCAG GTTTTGATGGGACTGTCCAGATCTATGATACCATGtcctggaagaaaaatgggagccATGTAGAACCACTCTTTATCCATAAAGGACATCTTTTCATGGATGGGACTGAGAATAATATGCATTCAATGGTCACCACACATTCTTGGCACCCCAACAAACCAAGGACATTGTTGTCTGCAGCAGTTGATGCATCTTTGCATGTGTGGGATTGGATAGATCCTTGTAACTCCTGTTGA
- the HYI gene encoding putative hydroxypyruvate isomerase, whose amino-acid sequence MAPLRFAANLSWLFSEQGSALSARLEAAARAGFRVAEVAWPYEEPAAQLAVALRTTGLRLVLLNTPPGATDLGELGLGAVPGRQDAFREGLELAVSYARELGCPQVHLMAGRVPQGAERSAVARDMEAVFVENLRHAADVLARENLVGLVEPINSRLTDPRYYLDTPEQAASILRLVDRPNLRLQLDIFHWQIMGGNLTAKIRAFLPLIGHVQVAQVPDRGEPDSPGELNFPYLFQLLEELGYTGYVGCEYRPRGDTNEGLGWLRAYWESRGLAPGNAESPADIPT is encoded by the coding sequence ATGGCTCCTCTGCGCTTCGCAGCCAACCTGTCGTGGTTGTTCTCGGAGCAGGGCTCGGCGCTGAGCGCGCGCCTCGAGGCCGCAGCCCGGGCTGGCTTCAGGGTGGCCGAGGTTGCTTGGCCATACGAGGAGCCCGCGGCGCAGTTGGCGGTTGCCTTGAGGACAACGGGGCTGCGGCTAGTGTTGCTCAACACACCGCCAGGGGCTACGGATCTCGGGGAGCTGGGGCTGGGTGCCGTGCCCGGGCGCCAGGACGCCTTCCGAGAGGGGCTGGAGCTGGCGGTCTCGTACGCACGGGAGCTCGGCTGCCCCCAGGTGCATCTGATGGCAGGTCGCGTCCCGCAGGGTGCTGAGCGCTCCGCCGTGGCCCGGGACATGGAGGCCGTGTTCGTGGAGAACCTGCGGCACGCCGCCGACGTGCTGGCCCGCGAGAACCTCGTGGGGCTCGTGGAACCCATCAACAGCCGGCTCACGGACCCGCGCTACTACCTGGACACGCCGGAGCAGGCTGCCTCTATCCTGCGCCTGGTGGATCGGCCCAATCTGCGGCTGCAGCTGGACATATTCCACTGGCAGATCATGGGAGGGAACCTGACTGCCAAAATCCGTGCCTTCTTGCCTCTGATTGGGCACGTGCAGGTGGCCCAGGTCCCCGACCGGGGCGAGCCCGACAGCCCCGGGGAGCTCAACTTCCCCTATTTGTTTCAGCTATTGGAGGAGCTAGGCTACACAGGCTACGTGGGCTGCGAGTACCGGCCGCGCGGAGACACTAATGAAGGGTTGGGCTGGCTGCGGGCCTATTGGGAGAGCCGGGGGCTGGCCCCGGGAAACGCTGAGAGCCCAGCAGATATCCCAACTTAA
- the LOC127551472 gene encoding LOW QUALITY PROTEIN: zinc finger and SCAN domain-containing protein 29-like (The sequence of the model RefSeq protein was modified relative to this genomic sequence to represent the inferred CDS: inserted 1 base in 1 codon), with amino-acid sequence MAVVLDPQIQAPQTQDGVLIVKLEDDSHWHQESFLHGNDQGPEASCQHFWQFRYQEAAGPREALNQLRELCRQWLRPEKCTKEQILELLVLEQFLTVLPREIQSWVREQHPESGEEAVALVENLQREPDRSEQKVPGVMKGQEVLTEMVTAAGSVPNSLSIQLKQTQTKSKCTFQENAERLHLEPEKELICDPKIEPHSLQESALPTSQVLNPPVEASSGNQEIMNRSQELMTFGDVAIYFSQEAQEQLYLAPQDLCQDQTQENNENGVSQRFIIPRSNVISSLEQEEKQQNPDLQGFKEKENSGDSRMSGERAKVGQAPVMKKVKHWEDLERQGLEDEKVAGVHWSYEETKIFLGILSESWIYEKLRTCHRNRQVYRIVAERLREQGFLRTLEQCRYRFKNLQTNYRKARSTHTPGTCPFYEEMDALMSPRVAVTAPEVERNLLGQGDHDIETEELERDSWEHEEIAMAGVVLESGSRELDLDHPAASLEELHSGAVTEDSDGDELGSDEPSESPGTPPLFRSATGVHWGYEETKIFLGILGEPRIYEKLRTCHRNRQVYRIVAERLRECGFLRTLEQCRYRFKNLQTHYRKARSGHTPGICPFYEEMDALMSPWTTITPFDVLEMAGSLLKGKLESKKSIDWENQKTVVEDGNHIEEEVSPTELKSFKSHGLFQNSNAELLIPKPDSNSKPESGEELWNVMLSDSKDIQRTSHTNFEMSKENVENPSQEISEEIELQATLLGSSKGNVSHYLNWRKAWEREYRTERQWAILPGESQGPPSXSERNLGNFIGLQGTYIGENPNTCSECGKNFNQNSHLAVHRLAHFGEKKSYNCDECGKTFGRSSHLICHQRIHTGEKPYKCPECGKGFSDHSNLTAHQRIHTGEKPYKCGECWKSFNQSSSLIMHQRIHTGEKPHKCSECGKSFTNSSHFNAHWRTHTGEKPYQCSECGKRFSKSSTLTSHQRIHTGEKPYECLECGKSFSDRSNLITHRRIHTGERPYKCGECGKSFNQSSSLIIHQRIHTGEKPYECSECGRRFNNSSHFSAHRRTHMGEKR; translated from the exons ATGGCAGTAGTTTTGGACCCTCAGATCCAGGCTCCTCAAACACAAGATGGAGTCCTTATAGTGAAACTGGAAGATGATTCCCATTGGCATCAGGAATCTTTCCTTCATGGAAATGACCAAGGTCCTGAGGCTTCCTGTCAGCATTTCTGGCAGTTCAGATACCAGGAGGCAGCAGGACCACGTGAAGCTTTGAACCAACTCAGAGAACTCTGTCGTCAGTGGTTGAGACCAGAGAAGTGCACCAAAGAACAGATTCTAGAGCTGCTGGTGTTGGAGCAGTTCCTGACTGTTCTTCCTAGAGAAATTCAGTCATGGGTTAGAGAACAACATCCAGAGAGTGGAGAAGAGGCAGTAGCCCTGGTGGAAAATTTGCAAAGAGAACCTGACAGGTCAGAACAGAAG GTCCCAGGCGTTATGAAAGGGCAGGAAGTACTCACAGAGATGGTAACAGCTGCAGGATCAGTACCCAATTCACTAAGTATCCAACTGAAGCAAACACAGACAAAATCCAAATGTACATTCCAGGAGAACGCAGAGAGATTACACCTAGaaccagagaaagagctgatctGTGATCCTAAGATAGAGCCCCATTCCCTTCAGGAAAGTG ctCTACCTACTTCTCAGGTGCTTAATCCTCCTGTGGAAGCAAGTAGTGGTAACCAGGAGATAATGAACAGGTCCCAG gaGCTGATGACTTTTGGAGATGTGGCCATATACTTCTCTCAGGAAGCACAAGAGCAGTTATACCTAGCTCCACAAGATCTCTGCCAAGATCAAACTCAGGAGAATAATGAGAATGGTGTGTCACAGA GATTTATAATTCCCAGATCCAATGTGATCTCCTCTTTAGAGCAAGAGGAAAAACAGCAAAATCCAGATCTTCAAGGCTTTAAGGAGAAGGAAAATTCAGGAGATTCTCGAATGAGTGGAGAACGAGCAAAAGTTGGTCAAGCACCAGTAATGAAAAAAGTCAAACATTGGGAAGATCTGGAACGTCAGGGTTTGGAAGATGAGAAGGTAGCAGGTGTACACTGGAGCTATGAAGAAACCAAAATTTTCTTAGGGATTCTCAGTGAGTCTTGGATTTATGAAAAACTTCGAACTTGTCATCGAAATCGTCAGGTATACCGGATTGTAGCTGAGCGACTACGTGAGCAAGGTTTCCTCCGAACCTTGGAACAATGTCGATATAGATTTAAAAACCTTCAGACAAACTATCGCAAAGCAAGAAGCACTCACACTCCAGGAACTTGCCCATTCTATGAAGAGATGGATGCTCTGATGAGCCCCCGGGTTGCTGTCACTGCCCCAGAGGTGGAACGGAATCTCCTTGGGCAAGGGGACCATGATATAGAAACTGAAGAACTTGAGAGGGATAGTTGGGAACATGAGGAAATAGCAATGGCAGGGGTTGTGTTAGAGAGTGGATCCAGAGAACTGGATTTGGACCATCCAGCAGCATCTTTGGAAGAGCTGCATTCAGGAGCTGTAACAGAGGATTCTGATGGTGATGAATTGGGCAGTGATGAACCATCTGAAAGTCCTGGTACCCCACCCCTTTTTCGGAGTGCCACAG GAGTGCACTGGGGATATGAAGAAACCAAGATTTTTTTGGGGATTCTTGGTGAGCCTCGTATTTATGAAAAACTTCGGACCTGTCATCGGAACCGTCAAGTATACAGGATTGTGGCTGAGCGACTTCGTGAATGTGGCTTCCTCCGGACTCTGGAGCAATGTCGTTACAGATTTAAAAACCTTCAGACACACTACCGAAAAGCAAGAAGTGGCCATACCCCAGGGATCTGCCCCTTTTATGAGGAGATGGATGCCCTGATGAGCCCATGGACCACCATTACTCCCTTTGATGTCTTAGAGATGGCAGGAAGTCTTCTAAAGGGGAAACTTGAATCCAAGAAGAGTATTGACTGGGAGAACCAGAAGACAGTAGTAGAGGATGGTAATCATATTGAAGAGGAGGTATCACCAACAGAACTTAAGAGCTTCAAGTCACACGGTCTATTTCAGAATTCCAATG cagAACTTCTCATTCCTAAGCCAGATTCAAACTCCAAGCCAGAGAGTGGGGAAGAGCTGTGGAATGTCATGCTCTCTGATTCCAAGGATATTCAGAGAACTTCCCATACAA attttgaaATGAGCAAAGAAAATGTGGAGAATCCAAGCCAGGAAATTTCTGAGGAAATAGAACTACAGGCAACATTACTAGGAAGCTCCAAAGGAAATGTTTCTCATTATCTTAATTGGAGGAAAGCTTGGGAAAGAGAATACAGAACTGAGAGGCAATGGGCAATACTCCCAGGGGAATCACAAGGGCCACCAT CCTCAGAAAGAAATTTAGGCAATTTTATAGGACTTCAGGGAACCTATATAGGAGAAAACCCAAACACATGTTCTGAATGTGGAAAAAACTTCAATCAGAACTCACACCTTGCTGTACATCGATTAGCTCACTTTGGGGAGAAGAAATCATATAATTGTGATGAATGTGGCAAAACCTTTGGTCGAAGTTCACATCTTATTTGCCaccagagaatccacacaggagaaaaACCTTACAAATGTCCTGAGTGTGGAAAAGGCTTTAGTGATCACTCTAATCTCACAGCACATCAAAGAATCCATACAGGAGAAAAACCCTATAAATGTGGTGAATGCTGGAAAAGCTTCAATCAGAGTTCAAGCCTTATTATGCATCAGAGAATACACACAGGAGAAAAACCCCATAAGTGCAGTGAATGTGGGAAAAGCTTCACtaatagctcacattttaatgCTCACTGGCGGACTCATACGGGTGAAAAACCCTACCAGTGTTCTGAATGTGGGAAAAGATTCAGTAAGAGTTCTACCCTCACCAGCCATCAGAGAATACATACAGGAGAAAAACCCTATGAATGCCTTGAATGTGGGAAAAGTTTCAGTGATCGTTCAAATCTCATTACACATCGACGAATTCATACAGGAGAGAGACCCTATAAGTGTGGTGAATGCGGGAAAAGTTTCAATCAGAGTTCAAGCCTTATTATACATCAGAGAATACACACAGGTGAAAAACCCTATGAATGCAGTGAATGTGGCAGAAGGTTTAATAACAGTTCACATTTTAGTGCACATCGGAGAACTCATATGGGTGAGAAACGCTAA